From Punica granatum isolate Tunisia-2019 chromosome 1, ASM765513v2, whole genome shotgun sequence:
TATTTCCCGAGCTTTACAAATGTGGCTGGGACGGCCCAAAAGCCTCTTCCTCTGGGGAGAATGTAAGAGGTGAGGTCTATACCCATATATCCAACCCGAAGCATCTTCAAGCCCTCTGCCATGGGTGAGCTGATTTCTCGTTTTGGAGATCCTCGTATAACTTCAGTGTTTCACGTAGGAGATCCTTAGTTAATGCCTTTAGTTAACAACATGTTCTTGTCTCCTCTGAAAAATTTCTAGTCGAGAATTTTCTCTCCGGTGGAAAAAAAGTTCCATACTAGGGTGCCGATGATGTACAGTACGACAGCAACCTTAAATACATCATCCCAAGAACCTGCAAAAGTAGCCTTTCTCAGGACAGAGGAACCGGCTTTCCAGACGGTAAAGAACAAGACAGGTTGGATAAATGAATGAACAGAGTATTTCAGGAGCAGGTAAAAGCCCTACCCCGTTGAAGTATATATCCAGTCGCAGCTGTCCCAAAGACACCGGCAAGCACTCCTGCTGTGTTCGATAACCCGAGCAGTACTCCCTGTGATCAATTCTAATGAGCTCGGGAAGAACAATGTCACGGAAAAACAGTAAAAACTCGAAGCGATTGAGGATAATGAGAGGTGTTAATGAATAATTTTCAGGTAAAGCTTCCATTAGTTTTGAGTAAGACTAAGCCACCACTTCTCTTACAACGCAGCAGCGACCTTCGATAATATTAATGGCTATATCCTACTTTACACAGATTATTATGAGTGAGCAAACACTTACAGCATAACGTGGTCCAATGTCTTGGTGATTGGAATACAGACCCGATTGAGAGAATGCGTCAGATCCCTGACAAGATGAAACGTATAAATCACTTTAGTGAAGAATAACTTTCACAGGAGTTTGACATCAGTGAACTTCTTGGAAGTCCTCTGTTTCTGAAAGGCATCTTTACTGGATGACTAGTATTAGGTTATCTATAACTGTGCGGTCATTTCGCATTAGTACTTTTTAAATGCTATTGGGGTATTTTGGTGAGACGTGACTGACAGTGGATTCTGCTGTGGTATGTCTTGGTTGAGGAATGCCTGATATTCTCTCTTGAACATATGGTTTCATTATGACATAGGCTTTGAGTATGTACCTGAAATTTCCATCCTAAGGATGTTTTCTCCCTACCCAGTATCCGCAGAACCCCGATAAAAGGCTTGCATTTCGAATATTAAGCTTTTCCACACATTCATTGCAAAACTAATCTGGTAACGCTTACTATTTCTCACAAGTGCAAATTTGCCAAATCAATCTCATGCAAACGATATTGAAGTAGGACAAACCTGACTACATGCCATGCATAGGACTGCCATAGCAGGTGTCTTCACATGGCTCAGTTGTGTAAGGAAGAAGGCTGGGCCTAAAAACCCAATTGACTGCATTATCTGCGAGATTGAGAGAGGGTAATGATCACTCTCACATTCTGTTAAGTGTGTGCTGATAAGCTGGTTATGAGATGTGAAATATTTGGCTGCTAACTACTATATTTGTCTAGGGCAGAGAGAGTGCGGAAAATGCAGACAAGAGACAATTGTAGGAGCAGCACTTGAAAAGCATGCATTAGTCCTTGCCTTACGAACAACCGTAATGGAGAGACCTCTGCTAACAAGTGTGTCGGCAATCCATCCTCCTAAGTTGGCAAATGCAGCCATTGTAAACCATGGTAAGACACAGAAGAGCCCAGATTCAGTGAGGTTGAACTTCAGAACCTGAAAAGGAAGACAACGGTGCCATAGAAATATTGATTAACATAGCTCAGGCCATATGATTATTGATTGATTGTGCCCCAGTAAAATAGATGCTAAGAGCAGAATACAGCAGGGACAGAAAACTGAAAGTTCAATAGTCCAAGGAATGACAGAGAAACATGATGGACCATTTATCTATAAGTTCCTAGCAGGCTTTACTTTTCAGTAAGCAGCATTTCTCACATTTGCAAGTGATAGATGCGTCAACAATTTGTGATATCTTTTGCTGCCTGCTTATTATACAAAAGTGAAATTGCTATCATAAAATAAGCAGAATAATTACTAAAATGCTGTTAAGGAGGCTGAGAATTGCACACCTGGTTGTAGTATGTCGGCATCCATGTTAAAAGAATAAAGGTTCCCCAGTTGTGGCAGAAATGGGAGATTATTAAAGCCCAGACAGGTGCTTTTGATAAAATCAATTTCCACGGGATAACAGTCACCGGTTCCTTGGATATGCTGCCTCCTAGGataaattctttttcattttcactaAGCTCTGGATCTTCTTTTGGTGAACTATAAGCCTGCATGAAACCAATATggcatgaaaataattattaatgcTGAAATGATGACAGCTCTCCAAGTTGCAGTACATCTCTCTGAGCGCCAAGTGTTATAGAGTAGAAAGATAGTTCGTTCATTAACCCATCattcatataattttcattAGCATGTAGGTTCATTGGCAAGATAATGCTCCATAGTTATTGTTTGCCTGATCCTATTTACCTTGCCATATTTAAAGTTGGCGTTAAATTCTACTGGcagttttttctttaaaatgcAGTTCCTGTTCAGTTGGATAATGTAAGAAATACAACTTGCAGGAAGAAAAGTTCTTACTTTTCTCAGCCATAACGCAAACCAGATACTTCCGAGAGAGCCAAATGAATAGAACACAGATGGCCACCCAAACTTATGGATCAGAACAGGAGAGAATGCCAACCCTATAACTGAACCAAGATACATGCCACTGTATACTAGTGCCAAAGATCTACTTCTCTCTGAAACTGGAATCCACTTAGAAAGTAAATTATTCATAGCAGGCATAGCCACTCCCTGTAAAGAAAGGAGTGCACTTTAGTTAGTGAAAATAATGTAACATTTTATTCAATAGAAAACCAAATTCATGAGGACTAATATTTGTTAACTAATCTGCAAGACCTGCATTTGCACATTGAGGGAGAGAAAGATGAGTCGAAGGGAGATATAACATTGACATGTAGGTGTCTTACGGGAACAAGCCATAAGAAACTGAAAAAGAAGCTACTAAAGGACTAACCTCGCCGATCCCCATAAACGCACGCATAATGAGCAAAACTGGAAGCCCAATTCGTGCTGCAAGTGGGGTCAAAATAGTTGCTACTGACCACCAGACCACTCCAAATCCCAGTACCAACTTCCCACCAATTTTATCAGCCCATATCCCTCCGAGGATCTATCCATGAGCAAAGGGTAATTAAGCTCAGTCAGTTGAAACTTGGGAAGTTTGACATTGTTCAGCATATCTCAGAAAAGGGTAGTAGCATGTGCTTATACaaatgagaagaaaaatatataaaataacaagGAAGAGCTCAGATTCTGCAGTAGCATTATTGAAACTTGACTAGCTTTATTGATGCTTCCATCTATCGATGACAATTCTATTACCATTACTTCTGCAATGAAAAACAAACTAGTTGAGCCCAAACCTGCGTAAGTAGATAGCCCCAGAAGAATGAGGATTGAATCAATCCAACTGTTGCACTGTTCCACCCAAACTCTTGCGACATGGGAAGAATGGCAATGCTCATATTGACCTAAAACAGATCTATTGTGTTAGCACATATCATGCAGGGTACTTATCAAACCTCAACACTGGTAAGGAAATATTTAAGCACTTATGGCTCATATGCACATTCATATCTACATGAATGTAAATTGTTTATGCACACATATATTACTCAAGTAGTCTTCACTGATCAAGGCATCTCACCCAAAGAAATGTATAATCTCAATGAGTACCACAGAAGATACACATTTGGGAGGAGTTTATGCCGAGAAATCTTCATAGATAATATGTCTTAGAAAAGTCAAATCTGAAGGTTTCGTACCCTGTCCATGTTGCATAACAGAAAAGCCGCGAAACAGAGCAGCACAATCACCCAGCGCTTTGGGAACTGCTCCCACCAAGGAGATGCTTCTTTTGCAGTTGCATCCACCATAAATACATCACTAGATGCTTCTGGAGGAGTCAATGCCTCCAACTTTGCTTCCGTAATATCATATTCCTCCGACTTGTAGTGAACACGAATTCTATTAAAATCAACAAGTTGAGACTTGTGTACTTTAGCATCTGATCTGGCCAGCAGTTTCGAAGGTCCAAGTTCATGCCAGCTGCTATAAGAAGAATTTAGCGGAGGAGAGAAACAGTATCTTCTGCTTCTTTGGGAGGAGGCAAGAGCACGATTACTCTCCCTAAAATTTTGAGACGACAGAAGAGGTGCTTCCCTTCCACTGTACAACATTTGCATAGTTCTCGAGTTCATGCCATTTGAAAGAACAATAACGCGTAGGGCAGGAAAATGTGCCTTCTGTCTCTGCATTTTCTGACAGGGAACGTTGCGGCGTGCATAGCTTGGTGAAATGCAGAGATTATCCCCTcttattttctccttttgaCAAACTTTTCCTGTCAAACATAAAAGGGATTCGCCCTCTTGCATGTAGCTCAGAAATGAAAGacaaaatgaagaaaagataTTAAAAGGGCCTACATATCTTCATCAATAATGGGTCGGTAGTTCTGGCCTACCGGCACGCATAAACCGACTGATTTTATGACATTGAATGTATACGGCAGACAAACATACCGTATcgaaatttcataataaatcaAATCAGCATCCCCAGTCATCTACTCCGGTTTCCTAGAGGAATAACTACTACATTTCTGAAACTTAGCAATTATAGCAATAATAAGCAATAGAAGCGGATTCAACCGACAGATGGACGCGACAAAACATCAGCTGAAAACCGCAACACAGCGAGCGGCCTTCCAAAGTGTGCACACCATATGCAACATGCAGTCGAATCAGAACAAAGACAGGTCCATGACCGGTAGACTAAAACTTCATTCATCAAATCGCCAAGCAAACGCCACAGTTCATCAAATGCCGCTGAGTCAACTAATTCACACAGCAGTATGCAAACGGAAACCCAAGCAGAACAGAAGAAGTTTGAGTCGCAGGCGGACAAAGCTACCTGAGCCGATGAAGCCACCAAAATTACGGTTCGAGATAAGACCGCCGATTGCCATTGTTTCACCTCCAGCTCCCGTATGAAGCTACTGTACCATCTCAAGCTTCAGCGAACGAAGCTCGAGGAATGCCAACGCCTTCACCGTCTTCGCgctctccctcctcctcctcttccttcttcttcttgctttCTCTGAGCAGTTGAGAGGATAACCAGAGGGGgcattttttgggtgaatattttatcttattttaatttcccttttatttttttaattttttttagtgtcGTCTGATAATAAGCGGGAAAAATCCCGAGTGGTGTTCATGTACCCAGCAAAGGGGGGTTGATAGAGCGACACGTAGCAAATCATCCTCGGGTCGCAGTCGAATTCCCTTCTTGCCCCTCCTCCCGATGAGAAAATGCGGCGCATTTATTATGGCAAGACGGTGAATAGCGTGATGTGGTGAGGGCATTTTGGGGCCGTTCGGTCCGGCAAATATGGGCCGTAATTACCCGAGGAGGCTTTCCTTGTCGCAGACGTTGCACTCAACGACGTGGGCCGTTGAAACTTAAAAGtactagaaaaagaaatatcgtttttttttcctttaattaattaattaatgacgTCGCCGTCAACAGGCATTTTGGTGTGGAATATTCTTGTAGTGGCACGTGGATGCACTTTTCGATTTGTCTCTTTGTGGACCAATGGGCAGGGGGGTTGGGCCTTCAGGCCCATTGGACGTCAAATTGCTAAAAAGATTATCATATTTCCATCCCAGCCGATAAGATTACGGGGCCACGTTTGACCGTCGGGATATGAATTGggattaaaattttgaaattcttatCACACATTTGGTATCGATGGGATAGGGATAAGGATTGTGATAAGGTGGGACATAATTATTAAGAGACTAATCATGTAAGGGATGGGATAAGGGTGGATTGAGATTAATATTTATGtcaaaagataaaaatgtCAATGTCCtaacatttaatttttcaaaattgccataatatttttttttaaaaggttTGAGGCCATAAGATTGGGAGGGGCAGCAGTGGCCTGACCCTAGCCACCACCGCccgaaataataaataaataaaaacaaaaacaaaacaaaacaaataacacatgagagagagatagaaagATCGGGGTGGTGGTGGCCGCCCACCACCACCCTGGCAACCTCACCTGGGTGGCGGCAACCTGCATTGGGTCACCGTCGCCACTTTCCTTCTCAAGCTCTACGGtgatctttttttaaaaaaaattcaaattttttatttaaaaatattaataaactCTTGGGCATATtttgacaaaaagaaaaaactaggGGACATATaggtaattttttctttttaatctgATCCCAAACCATAGACTACAACAAATACTAGATTAGGATATTCAATATCCATGGGATTTAA
This genomic window contains:
- the LOC116192325 gene encoding ascorbate transporter, chloroplastic gives rise to the protein MAIGGLISNRNFGGFIGSGKVCQKEKIRGDNLCISPSYARRNVPCQKMQRQKAHFPALRVIVLSNGMNSRTMQMLYSGREAPLLSSQNFRESNRALASSQRSRRYCFSPPLNSSYSSWHELGPSKLLARSDAKVHKSQLVDFNRIRVHYKSEEYDITEAKLEALTPPEASSDVFMVDATAKEASPWWEQFPKRWVIVLLCFAAFLLCNMDRVNMSIAILPMSQEFGWNSATVGLIQSSFFWGYLLTQILGGIWADKIGGKLVLGFGVVWWSVATILTPLAARIGLPVLLIMRAFMGIGEGVAMPAMNNLLSKWIPVSERSRSLALVYSGMYLGSVIGLAFSPVLIHKFGWPSVFYSFGSLGSIWFALWLRKAYSSPKEDPELSENEKEFILGGSISKEPVTVIPWKLILSKAPVWALIISHFCHNWGTFILLTWMPTYYNQVLKFNLTESGLFCVLPWFTMAAFANLGGWIADTLVSRGLSITVVRKIMQSIGFLGPAFFLTQLSHVKTPAMAVLCMACSQGSDAFSQSGLYSNHQDIGPRYAGVLLGLSNTAGVLAGVFGTAATGYILQRGSWDDVFKVAVVLYIIGTLVWNFFSTGEKILD